One Alteromonas sp. KC3 DNA segment encodes these proteins:
- a CDS encoding nuclear transport factor 2 family protein, with amino-acid sequence MLSTIQQLLEKQDTQTLTAALLHSSRWLLGERLHYGPIQQRGLMANWLDITTHFETVELCAKVQSGDVEAGVFCLSSASTTTYFIVECEHRNGAIKQLLQWVDSASLAAHYNTREAPGYDNSMSLPFWPEPDPLQLSEFDPQLHLKTTHAGINDVVASNTSDKSKALLSQWWQVWQGFDTAGIKVLYSDAPHISVNSQVLNKEGSPSVSSWLTQLEGKLHRRYCQLEQVIADESNALVKWRIDADLKTDNGLIRVRLPIATMLTFKENKITTEYWVVDSIAFEKRFGAPLPF; translated from the coding sequence ATGTTAAGCACAATTCAGCAGTTGCTAGAAAAACAAGACACACAAACACTTACCGCTGCCTTGCTTCATTCAAGCCGCTGGCTTTTAGGAGAAAGACTGCACTACGGGCCAATTCAGCAACGGGGTTTAATGGCTAATTGGCTTGATATTACAACGCATTTTGAGACCGTTGAATTATGCGCAAAGGTGCAAAGTGGTGATGTTGAAGCAGGCGTATTTTGTCTTTCATCAGCATCGACCACCACATACTTTATTGTAGAATGCGAACATCGCAATGGCGCTATCAAGCAATTGCTTCAATGGGTAGACAGTGCTTCACTTGCGGCACACTACAATACAAGAGAAGCCCCTGGCTATGACAACTCGATGTCGCTACCTTTTTGGCCCGAGCCAGACCCATTACAGCTTAGCGAATTTGACCCTCAACTTCATCTTAAGACAACCCATGCGGGCATTAACGATGTGGTTGCAAGTAACACTAGCGATAAGAGCAAGGCGCTACTGTCGCAATGGTGGCAAGTGTGGCAAGGCTTCGACACGGCTGGCATCAAAGTACTATACAGTGACGCTCCCCATATTAGCGTAAATAGCCAAGTGTTAAACAAAGAAGGTTCCCCTTCAGTCTCGTCTTGGCTGACTCAACTTGAGGGAAAATTACACCGCCGTTATTGCCAGCTTGAGCAAGTAATAGCTGATGAAAGTAACGCGCTAGTTAAATGGAGAATAGATGCAGACCTGAAGACTGATAACGGTCTAATACGCGTGCGCCTGCCCATCGCAACTATGCTTACGTTTAAAGAGAATAAGATTACTACTGAGTACTGGGTAGTTGATTCTATCGCGTTTGAAAAACGCTTTGGTGCTCCCCTTCCATTCTAA
- a CDS encoding nuclear transport factor 2 family protein — MSETSIAKTVYWQPLHDMLDPARSKTQTLAGFDEEFVDLADYILRITHRIWEQKNIGACYDYYADYCPVHTLGGYADSVDVVVQNTLKTIAAFPDRSLIGEDVIYREEANDVYYSSHRITSIMTNKGPSEFGAPTGKTGRVTTIADCMCRDNKIFYEWLMRDNSFLIAQLGIELDDAAAFQAKFPVSSTFTQWLNEEYARTCANEASRWEALPEQDKPWGDFAKSWADQIFNKRMFNKLSDFYKPNASVQWPGGRQATGNAAIGGMFINYLASCPDANMVVDHICVTHYDDNRVNIALRWGLAGHYNATQSKYAQFNQQPHYILGATHFEIEDGVIAKEFTVFDEVAALANLIRKLPQATEAYAC, encoded by the coding sequence ATGAGCGAAACATCCATAGCAAAAACGGTGTATTGGCAGCCGCTGCATGACATGCTGGACCCTGCACGAAGTAAAACGCAAACCTTAGCAGGTTTCGATGAAGAGTTTGTCGACTTAGCAGACTATATTTTGCGCATAACCCATCGTATTTGGGAGCAAAAAAACATTGGTGCTTGCTACGATTATTATGCTGACTACTGCCCGGTACATACGCTTGGCGGTTATGCTGACAGTGTTGATGTGGTGGTTCAAAATACGTTAAAAACCATTGCCGCCTTCCCTGACAGGTCGCTTATAGGTGAAGACGTTATTTACCGTGAAGAAGCCAACGATGTGTATTATTCGTCGCACCGTATCACCAGTATTATGACCAATAAAGGCCCCTCTGAATTTGGCGCGCCAACAGGCAAAACCGGGCGTGTTACCACCATTGCAGACTGCATGTGCAGAGACAATAAGATTTTTTACGAATGGCTAATGCGAGACAATAGCTTTCTTATCGCTCAGCTTGGTATTGAGCTAGACGATGCAGCAGCGTTTCAAGCCAAGTTTCCTGTTTCGAGCACGTTTACCCAATGGCTAAATGAAGAGTACGCGCGAACATGTGCTAACGAGGCATCGCGCTGGGAAGCATTGCCAGAGCAAGACAAGCCGTGGGGCGACTTTGCCAAATCATGGGCCGACCAAATCTTCAATAAGCGCATGTTCAATAAGCTCTCTGACTTTTATAAACCTAATGCGTCAGTGCAGTGGCCGGGCGGACGCCAAGCCACTGGCAATGCAGCTATTGGCGGCATGTTCATTAATTACTTGGCCAGTTGCCCAGACGCCAACATGGTAGTAGATCACATTTGCGTTACCCATTACGACGACAATCGCGTGAACATTGCGCTTAGGTGGGGACTGGCAGGTCATTACAATGCTACACAAAGCAAATATGCGCAGTTTAATCAGCAACCCCATTACATTTTAGGTGCAACTCATTTTGAGATTGAAGACGGTGTAATAGCCAAGGAGTTTACGGTGTTTGACGAAGTAGCAGCGTTGGCAAACCTTATTCGCAAACTACCACAAGCGACGGAGGCATACGCATGTTAA